In one Bacillus thuringiensis genomic region, the following are encoded:
- a CDS encoding GNAT family N-acetyltransferase — protein MKKYEIKNNIPTLEEYKYLCDSVGWTNYMNFEVAEISLQNSIYCITVKDNNQIIGMGRIVGDGAIYFYIQDIVVHPEYQKNGIGKKIMNTLVEYLNGNAPDKAFIGLFASQGKTSFYEKYDFKDYSPNMTGMFTVISKK, from the coding sequence TTGAAGAAATATGAGATTAAAAATAACATTCCAACATTGGAAGAATATAAATATTTATGTGATTCTGTGGGATGGACTAACTATATGAACTTTGAGGTGGCGGAAATATCACTTCAAAATTCGATTTACTGTATAACAGTCAAGGATAATAATCAAATCATCGGCATGGGGAGAATTGTTGGTGATGGGGCTATCTATTTCTATATTCAAGATATAGTGGTTCATCCAGAGTATCAAAAGAATGGTATTGGAAAGAAAATAATGAATACTTTAGTAGAATACTTAAATGGGAATGCTCCAGATAAAGCATTCATTGGTTTGTTTGCGTCGCAAGGTAAAACATCATTCTACGAAAAATATGATTTTAAAGATTATTCGCCTAATATGACAGGGATGTTTACTGTTATTTCGAAAAAATAG
- a CDS encoding YgzB family protein, whose amino-acid sequence MSIKYSNKINKIRTFALSLVFIGLFIAYLGVFFRENIIIMTTFMMVGFLSVIASTVVYFWIGMLSTKTIQIICPSCDKPTKMLGRVDACMHCNQPLTLDRDLEGKEFDEKYNKKSYKS is encoded by the coding sequence ATGAGCATTAAGTATTCAAACAAAATCAATAAAATCCGGACCTTTGCATTAAGTTTAGTATTTATCGGCCTCTTCATTGCATACTTAGGTGTCTTTTTCCGCGAAAACATTATTATTATGACAACGTTTATGATGGTTGGCTTTTTAAGTGTTATCGCTAGCACTGTCGTTTACTTTTGGATTGGTATGTTATCTACTAAGACTATCCAAATTATTTGCCCAAGCTGTGATAAGCCAACAAAAATGCTCGGCCGTGTCGATGCATGTATGCACTGCAATCAACCTTTAACACTAGATCGAGATCTAGAAGGAAAAGAATTTGATGAAAAGTATAATAAGAAGAGTTATAAATCATAA